The following are encoded together in the Pseudoxanthomonas sp. YR558 genome:
- a CDS encoding ABC transporter permease, translated as MKFRRLMAVMVKELRQMRRDRITLAMIVGIPVMQLLLFGYAINTNLRDLSAGIADQSRTAASRALVMDIVATGVVTPTKEAATPQELVQAMRRGEISIGVVIPPDYERRRAEGREAVQIFVDGSDNAVQSAAAQLAQMPLDGTSSPLATRTISVVGFYNPQRRSAVNIVPGLIGVILTMTMVLFTGVAIVRERERGNMELLIATPVSSAELMIGKVLPYVAIGFVQTTVVLALGMWLFQVPLGGSLLHVYIAACLLIVANLTLGLLISTGAKSQFQAMQMTFFIFLPSILLSGFMFPFAGMPKVVQWIAEALPLTHFLRLIRGVMLRGASLWELWPDVLALLAFTTVMMTAAILRFRKRLD; from the coding sequence TTGAAATTCCGCCGCCTGATGGCTGTGATGGTGAAGGAGCTGCGGCAGATGAGGCGCGACCGCATCACCCTGGCGATGATCGTGGGCATCCCGGTGATGCAGTTGCTGTTGTTCGGCTATGCGATCAACACGAACCTGCGCGATCTGTCCGCCGGCATCGCCGACCAGTCGCGCACGGCCGCGTCCCGCGCGCTGGTGATGGACATTGTCGCCACCGGCGTGGTCACGCCGACGAAGGAAGCCGCGACGCCGCAGGAACTCGTGCAGGCGATGCGCCGGGGCGAGATCAGCATCGGCGTGGTGATCCCGCCGGACTATGAGCGTCGCCGTGCGGAAGGCCGCGAAGCCGTACAGATCTTCGTCGACGGCAGCGACAACGCCGTGCAGAGCGCCGCGGCGCAGCTGGCGCAGATGCCCCTGGACGGCACCAGCAGCCCGCTGGCGACGCGCACGATCAGCGTGGTCGGCTTCTACAACCCGCAACGGCGCTCGGCGGTGAACATCGTACCGGGGCTGATCGGCGTGATCCTGACGATGACGATGGTGCTGTTCACCGGCGTGGCGATCGTGCGCGAACGCGAACGCGGCAACATGGAGCTGCTGATCGCCACGCCCGTCAGCAGCGCGGAACTGATGATCGGTAAGGTGTTGCCCTACGTGGCCATCGGTTTCGTCCAGACCACGGTGGTGCTGGCGCTGGGCATGTGGCTGTTCCAAGTGCCGCTGGGCGGCAGTCTGCTGCACGTCTACATCGCTGCATGTTTGCTGATCGTCGCGAACCTGACGCTCGGCCTGCTGATCTCCACCGGCGCGAAATCGCAGTTCCAGGCGATGCAGATGACGTTCTTCATCTTCCTGCCGTCGATCCTGCTCTCCGGCTTCATGTTCCCGTTCGCCGGCATGCCGAAGGTCGTGCAGTGGATCGCCGAGGCGCTGCCGCTGACCCACTTCCTGCGCCTGATTCGCGGCGTGATGTTGCGCGGCGCCAGCCTGTGGGAGCTATGGCCGGACGTGCTCGCGTTGCTGGCCTTCACCACGGTGATGATGACGGCGGCGATCCTGCGGTTCCGCAAGCGGCTGGACTGA
- the miaB gene encoding tRNA (N6-isopentenyl adenosine(37)-C2)-methylthiotransferase MiaB, with translation MTGTQAPDLPTTAGTAVTDPTLVPLPIGRPRAPEQVRGKLYIKTHGCQMNEYDSAKMADVLAASDGLELTDNPEEADVVLVNTCSIREKAQEKVFSQLGRWKALKAGGRDVIIGVGGCVASQEGEAIVKRAPYVDLVFGPQTLHRLPELIRARREQNKPQVDISFPEIEKFDRLPEPRAEGPSAFVSIMEGCSKYCSFCVVPYTRGTEVSRPFEDVLVEVAQLAAQGVREINLLGQNVNAYRGPYGDGEFADLGLLIRTIAEIDGVGRIRFTTSHPLEFSDSLVDAYRDVPQLANFLHLPVQAGSDRVLSAMKRGYTALEFKQKIRKLRAVRPDISISSDFIVGFPGETDADFEKTMKLLEDVGFDQSFSFIYSRRPGTPAADLEDDTPDAVKHARLERLQQHINAYAAGISQRMVGTVQSVLVEGPSKKNPNELTGKTENMRSVNFPGHPRLVGQFVDVVITEALTNSLRGRIAGTD, from the coding sequence ATGACCGGGACGCAAGCCCCCGACCTGCCGACCACGGCCGGCACTGCCGTGACCGACCCCACCCTCGTTCCCTTGCCCATCGGTCGCCCGCGTGCGCCCGAGCAGGTCCGCGGAAAGCTGTACATCAAGACCCACGGGTGCCAGATGAACGAGTACGACTCGGCCAAGATGGCCGACGTGCTCGCCGCCTCCGATGGTCTCGAGCTGACCGACAATCCCGAGGAAGCGGACGTGGTGCTGGTCAACACCTGCTCCATCCGCGAGAAGGCGCAGGAGAAGGTCTTCAGCCAACTGGGCCGCTGGAAGGCGCTGAAGGCCGGCGGCCGCGACGTCATCATCGGCGTCGGCGGCTGCGTGGCTTCCCAGGAAGGCGAGGCGATCGTCAAGCGTGCGCCCTACGTGGACCTGGTGTTCGGCCCGCAGACCCTGCACCGCCTGCCGGAACTGATCCGCGCCCGCCGCGAACAGAACAAGCCGCAGGTGGACATCAGCTTCCCCGAAATCGAGAAGTTCGACCGCCTGCCCGAGCCGCGCGCCGAAGGCCCGTCCGCGTTCGTGTCGATCATGGAAGGTTGCTCGAAGTACTGCTCGTTCTGCGTGGTGCCCTACACCCGCGGCACGGAAGTCAGTCGTCCGTTCGAGGACGTGCTGGTGGAAGTGGCGCAGCTCGCGGCGCAGGGCGTGCGCGAGATCAACCTGCTCGGCCAGAACGTCAACGCGTATCGTGGCCCCTACGGCGACGGTGAATTCGCCGACCTGGGCCTGCTGATCCGCACCATCGCCGAGATCGACGGCGTCGGCCGCATCCGCTTCACCACCTCGCACCCGTTGGAGTTCAGCGACTCGCTGGTGGACGCGTACCGCGACGTGCCGCAGCTGGCCAACTTCCTGCACCTGCCGGTGCAGGCGGGCAGCGACCGCGTGCTGTCGGCGATGAAGCGCGGTTACACCGCGCTTGAGTTCAAGCAGAAAATCCGCAAGCTGCGCGCGGTGCGGCCCGATATCTCGATCAGCTCGGATTTCATCGTCGGCTTCCCGGGCGAGACCGATGCCGATTTCGAGAAGACGATGAAGCTGCTCGAGGACGTCGGCTTCGACCAGAGCTTCAGCTTCATCTACTCGCGTCGCCCGGGCACGCCTGCCGCGGACCTGGAAGACGACACGCCGGACGCCGTGAAGCATGCGCGCCTGGAGCGCCTGCAGCAGCACATCAACGCCTATGCCGCCGGCATCTCGCAGCGCATGGTCGGCACGGTGCAGTCGGTGCTGGTGGAAGGCCCGTCGAAGAAGAACCCGAACGAGTTGACCGGCAAGACCGAGAACATGCGCTCGGTGAACTTCCCCGGCCATCCACGCCTGGTGGGCCAGTTCGTCGACGTGGTGATCACGGAAGCACTGACCAATTCGCTGCGCGGCCGCATCGCCGGCACCGACTGA
- a CDS encoding lytic transglycosylase domain-containing protein: protein MRGTLTLLATLAALTALPASAGTLYKCTGADGVPNYVSKRVSGASCEVISRYTPDRSRPAQVTTVSRPATPPPAAPALGAAVTPALSDSASAVVPAAATPAAAPTTGPRRVVSGQVYSYIKDGVRHYTSARPRGGTQVASLRTIKYSYIETCFACGNPSVDFGRLRLNTGAYQAEIAAAAREFGVEEAVIRAIMHAESSYNPLALSHAGAQGLMQLMPATARRFGVSDSYNAGQNIRGGTQYLAWLLKRFNGNLTLAAAGYNAGEGAVDRHGGVPPYKETQRYVERVAVLADRYRQAVAAR from the coding sequence ATGAGGGGGACTCTGACGCTTCTGGCCACGCTGGCCGCGTTGACCGCACTGCCGGCCAGCGCGGGCACGCTGTACAAGTGCACCGGCGCTGACGGTGTGCCGAACTACGTCAGCAAGCGCGTCAGTGGCGCCAGCTGCGAAGTGATCAGCCGCTATACCCCGGATCGCAGCCGCCCCGCACAGGTCACGACCGTGTCGCGTCCGGCGACGCCGCCGCCTGCAGCGCCGGCGCTGGGCGCTGCGGTCACCCCGGCGCTTTCCGATTCTGCCAGCGCCGTCGTCCCGGCCGCCGCGACGCCTGCGGCCGCGCCGACCACCGGCCCGCGCCGCGTGGTCAGTGGGCAGGTCTACTCCTACATCAAGGACGGCGTGCGCCATTACACCAGTGCGCGTCCGCGCGGCGGCACCCAGGTCGCCAGCCTGCGCACGATCAAATACAGCTACATCGAAACCTGCTTCGCCTGCGGCAACCCGAGCGTGGACTTCGGCCGCCTGCGCCTGAATACCGGCGCCTACCAGGCCGAGATCGCCGCTGCGGCGCGCGAATTCGGCGTGGAAGAGGCGGTGATCCGCGCGATCATGCACGCCGAGTCGTCCTACAACCCGCTCGCCCTGTCCCATGCCGGCGCGCAGGGCTTGATGCAGTTGATGCCCGCCACCGCGCGCCGGTTCGGCGTGAGCGACAGCTACAACGCCGGCCAGAACATCCGTGGCGGCACCCAGTACCTGGCGTGGCTGCTGAAGCGCTTCAACGGCAACCTGACCCTGGCCGCCGCGGGCTACAACGCCGGCGAGGGTGCCGTGGACCGCCACGGCGGCGTTCCGCCGTACAAGGAAACGCAGCGCTATGTGGAGCGCGTGGCCGTGCTGGCCGACCGCTACCGCCAGGCCGTTGCCGCACGCTGA
- the petA gene encoding ubiquinol-cytochrome c reductase iron-sulfur subunit — protein MAIDGVNGPVNTGRRRFLTATTAVVGAVGAGIAAVPFIKSWNPSARAKLAGAPVTADIGGLQEGQRLILEWRGQPIWIVKRSKAILDALPTLDANLRDPQSSNKDQQPAYITGETRSLKPEISVLVGLCTHLGCSPEMAAEIKPEPYDPNWKGGYFCPCHKSRFDMAGRVFQGVPAPTNLVVPPHYYENDTTIIVGVDPKGGA, from the coding sequence ATGGCCATCGATGGGGTCAATGGGCCTGTGAATACGGGCCGACGCCGGTTCCTGACTGCGACCACCGCTGTGGTGGGTGCAGTGGGTGCCGGTATTGCAGCTGTACCTTTTATCAAGTCGTGGAATCCGAGCGCCCGGGCCAAGTTGGCCGGTGCCCCGGTGACCGCCGACATCGGCGGCCTCCAGGAAGGCCAGCGCCTGATCCTGGAATGGCGCGGCCAGCCGATCTGGATCGTCAAGCGCTCCAAGGCGATCCTGGACGCGCTGCCGACGCTGGATGCCAACCTGCGCGACCCGCAGTCGTCCAACAAGGACCAGCAGCCGGCCTACATCACGGGCGAAACGCGCTCGCTGAAGCCCGAGATCTCCGTGTTGGTCGGTCTGTGCACCCACCTGGGCTGCTCGCCGGAAATGGCCGCCGAGATCAAGCCCGAGCCGTACGACCCGAACTGGAAGGGCGGCTACTTCTGCCCCTGCCACAAGTCGCGCTTCGACATGGCCGGCCGCGTGTTCCAGGGCGTCCCGGCGCCCACCAACCTCGTGGTGCCGCCGCACTACTACGAGAACGACACGACGATCATCGTCGGCGTCGACCCGAAGGGGGGCGCTTAA